One genomic window of Quercus robur chromosome 6, dhQueRobu3.1, whole genome shotgun sequence includes the following:
- the LOC126690143 gene encoding pentatricopeptide repeat-containing protein At1g08070, chloroplastic-like, with translation MVQLASPPHSNANNLHFPHTLFSQIQNPNIFAWNFMFKAYSHSNSNSNTTASPQQCISLYNLMRRHFGLFPDRHSFPFLFKTCARLSLSHKGQELHSLTFKLGLQHDVFVQNALLSMYSFYGLLHNARQVFDEIPLFVCDVVSWNSMVFGCIQGRCYWDALKVFDEMLKCDVNARPDEVTLINALTTCARIGFLDMGRKIHGLLVRNEFVSQSYPILTEILK, from the coding sequence ATGGTGCAATTGGCCTCTCCTCCACACTCTAATGCCAACAATCTCCACTTCCCTCACACCCTTTTCTCTCAAATTCAGAACCCCAATATCTTCGCCTGGAATTTCATGTTCAAAGCTTACTCACACAGTAATAGTAACAGTAACACTACTGCTTCACCACAACAATGCATCTCTCTTTATAATCTCATGCGCCGCCATTTCGGGCTTTTCCCAGACCGCCATTCTTTCCCTTTCCTCTTCAAAACTTGTGCCCGTCTCTCACTTTCCCACAAAGGTCAAGAGCTTCACTCCCTCACATTCAAACTCGGTCTCCAACACGATGTCTTCGTCCAAAACGCTTTGCTTTCCATGTACTCCTTCTACGGCTTGCTTCACAATGCTCGCCAAGTCTTCGATGAAATACCACTCTTTGTTTGCGATGTGGTGTCTTGGAACAGTATGGTTTTTGGGTGTATACAAGGACGTTGTTATTGGGATGCCTTGaaggtgtttgatgaaatgctcaAGTGTGATGTTAATGCAAGGCCGGATGAGGTTACTCTTATCAATGCTCTCACCACTTGTGCAAGGATTGGATTTCTCGACATGGGTCGTAAAATCCATGGATTACTTGTACGAAATGAATTTGTTTCTCAATCCTATCCTATTCTCACAGAAATtcttaagtaa